A single Thermoplasmata archaeon DNA region contains:
- a CDS encoding ATPase domain-containing protein encodes MGGDRVSTGLQELDHMLNGGLLPGRPYIVSGPPGSGKTTLCLHFLREGLKNGERCMIVTLDEPPNEIKDNISVFGWDLSGIAVLDATPDIRSYRKATDILEIKSMKDIKTLGEVEDIRQSSAINPYDITIQSIYMKLKKEFQDRKYDRIVLDSFTSLRLFAVKSENIDSERREIQSLLRFLAESEVTTLITSEYPSPTKIDPEFLVARGEIRLHKEVIKGTIVRGISIERLRGTSHDTMIRPLEFTKEGLKIRIPLFKGKQVPTSKLTNVTYSDEEIKAIMEQIVDMNSWVESKLEKCVEIGIDVSHIESLIDKAKMLLDASEYNEALECAKEAWNITDHKLNQYFTAVERWRAKQTTAKDLQEYLNQYPAEPLCGVCGCKEIILLEDGRLQCRRCGNIL; translated from the coding sequence ATGGGTGGCGATAGAGTTAGCACAGGGCTTCAGGAACTTGACCATATGTTGAATGGAGGGCTTTTGCCAGGTAGACCGTACATTGTTTCTGGTCCACCGGGCAGTGGCAAAACCACACTCTGTTTGCATTTTCTCAGAGAAGGGCTAAAAAACGGAGAGCGATGCATGATTGTAACTTTGGATGAACCACCCAACGAAATAAAGGACAACATTTCGGTTTTTGGTTGGGATTTAAGCGGGATTGCTGTGTTGGATGCCACTCCTGATATCAGAAGTTACAGAAAGGCAACAGACATTTTAGAAATAAAAAGCATGAAGGATATCAAAACGCTGGGTGAGGTTGAGGATATCCGACAGAGCTCTGCAATAAATCCATATGACATCACAATTCAGTCCATTTACATGAAACTCAAAAAGGAATTCCAAGACAGAAAATACGACCGTATTGTGCTTGATTCCTTCACATCTCTACGTTTGTTTGCGGTCAAAAGTGAGAATATAGATAGCGAAAGACGAGAGATTCAGTCGTTACTGCGATTTCTTGCTGAATCCGAGGTCACAACACTCATAACTTCAGAGTACCCATCGCCTACAAAGATTGACCCAGAGTTTCTAGTTGCGAGAGGGGAAATTCGTCTCCACAAGGAGGTAATAAAAGGTACAATTGTTCGTGGCATTTCCATAGAGAGGTTGAGAGGCACAAGCCATGATACGATGATTCGCCCACTTGAATTTACAAAGGAAGGATTGAAAATTAGAATTCCTCTGTTTAAGGGAAAGCAAGTTCCCACTTCCAAACTCACAAATGTCACCTATTCGGACGAGGAAATCAAGGCGATTATGGAACAGATCGTAGACATGAACTCATGGGTGGAGTCAAAGCTTGAGAAATGTGTTGAGATTGGAATTGATGTGAGCCACATTGAATCGTTAATTGACAAGGCAAAAATGCTTCTAGATGCATCCGAGTACAACGAAGCATTGGAATGTGCAAAAGAGGCATGGAATATCACAGACCATAAACTTAACCAATACTTTACTGCCGTGGAACGCTGGAGAGCAAAACAAACCACTGCCAAGGACCTGCAAGAGTATCTTAACCAGTATCCTGCAGAGCCGCTGTGTGGGGTATGTGGATGTAAGGAGATAATTCTCCTGGAGGATGGTCGACTACAGTGCAGAAGATGTGGAAATATTTTGTAG